The following proteins are encoded in a genomic region of Cetobacterium sp. 8H:
- a CDS encoding TetR/AcrR family transcriptional regulator, whose protein sequence is MSTKEKIIEAAIDLFYEIPYGEVSLLQISKNASVSNGIIYKYFKNKEELFKCLLEMISERIKQKLENISGETIEEKLKSYIYLNIEITQEEKKLIKIFREGQYKFVDYEKHIKKAYLKKLEEIFERKLNEFEVMYILGSIRFINISYHSRDIRYDVDFLVKILFNGFTNSFVENLDEIYNRNLYKRVILNTENLKHKFLEKGEKLFGLEEYHDVKIKDITKKLDYSIGTFYSFFQSKEDFLIEIVEKLKKEILFLIKDNYDNELDINKLHTMYLYIFSEYYKSESYKYKLLRDVEFINFDVYIDYLNKVERLYIDTLEKNGLSISENRIISNILLGVQHYMGIEIFFTKEINDIDKLLKNMSLLFKNGIKKLD, encoded by the coding sequence TTGAGTACAAAAGAAAAAATTATTGAAGCAGCTATTGATTTATTTTATGAGATTCCTTATGGGGAAGTTTCTTTACTTCAAATAAGTAAAAATGCTAGTGTTTCAAATGGAATTATATACAAGTATTTTAAAAATAAAGAGGAATTATTTAAATGTTTATTAGAGATGATATCTGAAAGAATTAAACAGAAATTAGAAAATATTTCAGGTGAAACTATTGAAGAAAAGTTAAAAAGTTATATTTATCTGAATATTGAAATAACCCAAGAAGAAAAAAAACTTATAAAAATTTTTAGAGAGGGACAATATAAATTTGTAGATTACGAAAAGCATATAAAAAAAGCATATTTAAAAAAATTAGAAGAAATATTTGAAAGAAAATTGAATGAGTTTGAAGTTATGTATATTTTAGGATCTATAAGATTTATAAATATAAGTTATCATTCTAGAGATATAAGATACGATGTAGATTTTTTAGTAAAAATTTTATTTAATGGTTTTACAAACTCTTTTGTTGAAAACTTAGATGAAATCTATAATAGAAATTTATACAAAAGAGTTATTTTAAATACCGAAAATTTAAAACATAAATTTTTAGAAAAAGGTGAAAAACTCTTTGGATTAGAAGAGTATCATGATGTAAAAATAAAAGATATTACTAAGAAATTAGATTATTCTATTGGTACATTTTATAGTTTTTTTCAAAGTAAAGAGGATTTTTTAATTGAGATAGTAGAGAAATTAAAAAAAGAAATTCTATTCTTAATAAAAGATAATTATGATAACGAATTAGATATAAATAAATTACACACAATGTATTTGTATATATTTTCCGAATATTATAAAAGTGAGAGTTATAAATATAAATTGCTAAGAGATGTTGAATTTATTAATTTTGATGTATATATAGACTATTTAAATAAAGTTGAGAGGTTGTATATAGATACTTTAGAAAAAAATGGCTTATCAATAAGTGAGAATAGAATCATTTCTAATATTCTTTTAGGTGTTCAGCATTATATGGGAATCGAAATATTTTTTACAAAAGAGATTAATGATATAGATAAACTATTGAAAAATATGAGTTTATTGTTTAAAAACGGTATAAAAAAGCTTGATTAA
- a CDS encoding acyl CoA:acetate/3-ketoacid CoA transferase, with the protein MKFISAKEVAKKIENESIVATGGFVGIGVAEEVLTEMENHYLENKKPTNLTLIYAAGQGDGKGKGLNHLAHEGMVNKVIGGHWGLAPKLGNLALENKIQGYNLPQGVISHMFRDLASGKKGTISKIGIGTFVDPQLQGGKVNEITSEDIVKEIFIENERHLYFKAPSKIDFAILRGTLADEDGNISLEKEALTLESLALAMATKNSGGKVVVQVEKKVKNGSINPKLVGIPSIFVDYVVLCSDEKYHHQTFGTQYDETFVNSSILVNDVKEKSLLDERKIIARRCAMFLSKEDKVLNYGIGMPEGIAEVLRDGNQEHLFTPTVEPGAIGGTPAGGLSFGASVSPQAIIDQPYQFDFYDGGGLDVAFLGLAQCDSTGDINVSKFGPKIAGCGGFINISQNAKKVIFCGTFMAGGIKVQVTENGINILNEGKSKKFIKEVEQITFSSKTANLNNQPVFYVTERAVFKLSKGGLELIEIAPGIDLEKDIINNMEFRPIISENLKVMDKKIFQDNFKLDL; encoded by the coding sequence ATGAAGTTCATTAGTGCAAAAGAAGTTGCTAAAAAAATAGAGAATGAGTCAATTGTAGCTACAGGAGGATTTGTAGGAATAGGTGTTGCAGAAGAAGTTTTAACAGAAATGGAAAATCATTATTTAGAAAATAAAAAACCAACAAATTTAACGTTAATATATGCAGCAGGCCAAGGAGATGGAAAAGGAAAAGGTCTAAATCATTTAGCGCATGAAGGTATGGTAAATAAAGTAATTGGAGGTCACTGGGGGTTAGCACCTAAATTAGGCAATTTAGCTTTAGAAAATAAAATTCAAGGATACAACTTACCGCAAGGAGTAATCTCGCATATGTTTAGAGATTTAGCTTCAGGTAAAAAAGGTACAATATCAAAAATAGGAATTGGAACATTTGTTGATCCACAGCTTCAAGGTGGAAAAGTTAATGAAATAACATCTGAAGATATTGTTAAAGAAATTTTTATAGAAAATGAAAGACACCTTTATTTTAAAGCTCCTTCAAAGATAGATTTTGCTATTTTAAGAGGAACTTTGGCTGATGAAGATGGAAATATTTCTTTGGAAAAAGAAGCCTTAACATTGGAAAGTTTAGCATTGGCTATGGCTACAAAAAATAGTGGTGGAAAAGTAGTTGTGCAGGTTGAAAAGAAAGTGAAAAATGGTAGTATAAACCCTAAATTAGTTGGAATACCTAGTATATTTGTAGATTACGTAGTTTTATGTTCAGATGAAAAATACCATCATCAAACTTTCGGAACACAATATGATGAAACTTTTGTAAACAGTAGTATCCTGGTAAATGATGTAAAAGAAAAATCTTTACTAGATGAAAGAAAAATAATAGCTAGAAGATGTGCCATGTTTTTATCAAAAGAGGATAAAGTTTTAAATTATGGAATAGGAATGCCTGAAGGAATTGCAGAAGTTTTAAGAGATGGAAATCAAGAGCATTTATTTACTCCAACAGTTGAGCCAGGAGCTATAGGAGGAACTCCAGCTGGGGGGTTAAGTTTTGGTGCTAGTGTTTCACCGCAAGCTATAATAGATCAACCATATCAATTTGATTTTTATGATGGTGGAGGATTAGATGTAGCATTTTTAGGATTAGCTCAATGCGATTCTACAGGTGATATAAATGTGTCTAAGTTTGGACCAAAGATTGCAGGTTGTGGTGGATTTATAAATATATCTCAAAATGCAAAAAAAGTTATTTTCTGCGGAACATTTATGGCTGGAGGGATAAAAGTTCAAGTTACAGAAAATGGAATAAATATATTGAACGAAGGAAAAAGTAAAAAGTTTATAAAAGAGGTAGAGCAAATAACTTTTAGTTCTAAAACAGCTAATTTAAATAATCAACCTGTATTTTATGTAACAGAAAGAGCAGTGTTTAAATTAAGTAAGGGCGGATTAGAATTAATTGAGATTGCTCCTGGAATTGATTTAGAAAAAGATATAATTAATAATATGGAATTTAGACCAATTATATCAGAAAATCTTAAAGTCATGGATAAAAAAATATTTCAAGATAATTTTAAATTAGATTTATAG
- a CDS encoding GntP family permease, giving the protein MLGVLSLIFSIIILIFFSFKGISILILAPLLSMGLAYVTGDLPALYALTGPFMKVTSSYIGSYFPIFLGGAIFGKIMGDSGAAKSISHFISEKLGKERAILAVVLATSLLTYGGVSLFVVVFAVYPLGVALFQEADIPKRFMPAAIALGAFTFTMTALPGSPQYLNSMPTNYLHTNIYAAPILGTISGLIILVCGVLWLEIGSKKAKAKGEGYGNYNDTIQNFDYDLMPNPFLSILPIVVIFIINWIVINIFFKNESFIAKFQQYGGLDGNWPVTIALMFAIVLSLVLFKKQIKSPLSLLEKGAESSLSPIFNTAVIVGFGGVVKATLAFELIKERVLALNIPGLYKVAISTSLMAGVTGSSSGGTGIALEALAKPFLDMGLNPEVIHRAMLIAAGGLDSLPHCGAVITLLAVCGITHKEGYKDIGVLTVLIPIVSLLFIIILHNITGVV; this is encoded by the coding sequence TTGTTAGGTGTATTATCATTAATTTTTTCTATTATTATTTTAATTTTTTTCTCATTTAAAGGTATCTCTATTTTAATTTTAGCTCCACTTTTATCCATGGGATTAGCTTATGTTACTGGAGATTTGCCTGCTTTATATGCTTTAACTGGTCCTTTTATGAAAGTAACCTCATCATATATTGGTAGCTACTTTCCTATATTTTTAGGAGGAGCTATTTTTGGCAAAATCATGGGGGATAGTGGCGCAGCTAAATCTATTTCACACTTTATTTCTGAAAAGTTAGGAAAAGAAAGAGCTATTTTGGCTGTTGTATTGGCAACTTCTCTTCTTACTTATGGTGGCGTTTCTCTTTTTGTAGTTGTTTTTGCTGTATACCCTTTAGGAGTAGCTTTATTCCAAGAAGCTGACATACCAAAAAGATTTATGCCGGCAGCAATCGCATTAGGAGCCTTTACTTTTACTATGACTGCCTTACCTGGATCACCACAATATTTAAATTCAATGCCAACAAATTATTTACATACTAATATCTATGCAGCACCTATTTTAGGAACTATCTCAGGACTTATAATTTTAGTATGCGGAGTTCTTTGGTTAGAAATCGGTTCTAAAAAAGCAAAAGCAAAGGGTGAAGGATATGGAAATTATAATGATACTATTCAAAATTTTGATTATGATTTAATGCCAAATCCTTTTCTTTCAATCTTACCAATAGTTGTTATCTTTATAATTAACTGGATTGTTATAAATATTTTCTTTAAGAACGAAAGTTTTATAGCAAAATTTCAACAATATGGTGGATTAGATGGAAACTGGCCTGTTACAATAGCATTAATGTTCGCTATTGTTTTATCTTTAGTACTATTTAAAAAACAGATAAAATCACCTCTTTCTCTTTTAGAAAAAGGTGCTGAAAGTTCTTTAAGCCCAATTTTTAATACAGCTGTTATAGTTGGATTTGGAGGGGTTGTTAAAGCAACTTTAGCCTTTGAACTTATAAAAGAAAGAGTACTCGCTCTTAATATTCCAGGATTATATAAAGTTGCAATATCAACAAGTTTAATGGCAGGAGTTACAGGGTCATCATCTGGAGGAACAGGTATAGCATTAGAAGCTTTAGCTAAACCATTTTTAGATATGGGCTTAAACCCAGAAGTTATTCACAGAGCTATGCTAATTGCTGCTGGAGGATTAGATTCTCTTCCACATTGCGGTGCTGTAATAACCTTATTAGCAGTATGCGGAATAACTCACAAAGAAGGATATAAAGATATCGGAGTATTGACAGTTCTTATTCCTATAGTTTCACTTTTATTTATTATTATTTTACACAACATAACTGGGGTAGTTTAA
- a CDS encoding MFS transporter — protein sequence MNKSKKYLIEFVLFFTYALFAMSWKAGDMLITKMGFTASQMAIMTNAINVAKIIGSLSAAGIIARLGNRKVFSYSTLLIFLGILLPFVNGFPLIFLVRFTLGLGGALVLVTINPIVAKIFSKEELTIVNGLNAVAFNVGLAITLTLASSISSNPSLSIKVISFTLLILTFLWNYISSSIDEGTVSQNSSTHSFTLVDGLKDSFNWIFSLSYCGLLGFYLVSFTFMKPENVKYVIYFGVIGAIVGTIQAKKIENKLNFVRVSAFLQLLSAIGFMVLYNSSVVKFIGMSLGFFIFLPMAAFVTLAFNRPNITPREISVTFSIFWALSYFMSIIIIQAFAFFKDNLGDSSAFIFIVLVEATFFLGTTFFMKNPKKIPEVKTC from the coding sequence GTGAACAAATCAAAAAAATATTTAATTGAATTCGTTTTATTTTTTACCTATGCGTTATTTGCAATGAGTTGGAAAGCTGGTGATATGCTTATTACAAAAATGGGGTTTACAGCTTCACAAATGGCTATTATGACAAATGCTATTAACGTTGCTAAAATTATAGGAAGTCTTTCTGCAGCTGGAATTATTGCAAGATTAGGAAATAGAAAGGTTTTTTCTTATTCTACTCTATTGATATTTTTAGGAATTTTATTACCTTTTGTAAATGGATTTCCTTTAATTTTTTTAGTAAGATTTACTTTAGGATTGGGGGGAGCATTGGTTTTAGTTACCATCAATCCAATCGTTGCTAAAATTTTTTCAAAGGAAGAGTTAACTATTGTAAATGGACTTAACGCTGTTGCTTTCAATGTTGGATTAGCTATTACACTTACTTTAGCTAGTAGTATTTCTAGCAATCCATCTCTTTCGATAAAAGTAATTTCATTTACTTTACTTATCTTAACTTTTTTATGGAATTATATAAGTTCTTCTATTGATGAAGGAACTGTTTCACAAAATAGTTCTACACATAGTTTTACTTTAGTAGATGGTTTAAAAGATAGCTTTAACTGGATTTTCTCTCTTTCATATTGTGGATTATTAGGATTTTATTTAGTTTCATTTACCTTTATGAAACCTGAAAATGTTAAATATGTTATATATTTTGGGGTTATTGGAGCTATAGTTGGAACTATTCAAGCCAAAAAAATTGAGAATAAACTTAATTTTGTAAGAGTTTCAGCTTTTTTACAACTATTAAGTGCTATAGGATTTATGGTATTATACAATTCTTCAGTTGTTAAGTTTATAGGTATGAGTTTAGGATTCTTTATATTTTTACCTATGGCAGCATTTGTTACTTTAGCTTTTAATAGACCAAATATAACACCAAGAGAGATTTCTGTTACATTTTCTATTTTCTGGGCTTTAAGCTACTTTATGTCGATAATAATAATTCAAGCTTTTGCATTTTTCAAAGATAACCTTGGTGATAGTTCAGCTTTTATATTCATAGTTTTAGTAGAAGCAACTTTCTTCTTAGGTACAACTTTCTTTATGAAAAATCCTAAAAAAATACCGGAGGTTAAAACATGTTAA
- a CDS encoding alpha/beta hydrolase translates to MLKKELVNWLDTFNNTTVPNLIAKGFKPTPINAREGLANLTKGFISNIPEVSIIFDDYIYNDDYNVPVRIYNPNPNKKLPVLIYFHGGGHMAGSVTVYDPICRKLALKTNHIVVAVEYRLSPENPYPCGLIDSYNSLKYIWNTLDSRNINYIKSLRIGGDSGGGAIVGSIVMKAQFDNNITIDKMFMIYPSLDYTISFPSITSNGKGYLLESGKIQWYFNNYFKSGEDRKLASPIFNEVSENIPNALIFTAEYCPLRDEGIEYVNKLKNVKVNVLHYNLDNMIHTFMNMEDLCPEECNFVYNKINQFLNSNI, encoded by the coding sequence ATGTTAAAAAAAGAGTTAGTAAATTGGTTAGATACTTTTAATAATACTACTGTTCCAAACCTTATAGCTAAAGGGTTTAAACCAACTCCTATTAATGCTAGAGAAGGATTAGCTAATCTAACTAAAGGATTTATTAGCAATATTCCAGAAGTTTCTATTATTTTTGATGATTATATTTATAATGATGACTATAATGTTCCTGTTAGAATATACAATCCAAACCCTAATAAAAAGTTACCTGTTCTTATATATTTTCATGGTGGCGGACATATGGCCGGTAGTGTTACTGTATATGATCCTATTTGTAGAAAATTAGCTCTTAAAACAAATCACATTGTTGTTGCTGTTGAATATAGACTTTCACCGGAAAATCCATATCCATGTGGTTTAATAGATTCATATAACTCACTTAAATACATTTGGAACACATTGGATTCTAGAAATATAAACTACATTAAAAGTTTAAGAATTGGTGGAGATAGTGGCGGAGGAGCCATTGTGGGATCTATTGTTATGAAAGCTCAATTTGATAACAATATTACAATTGATAAAATGTTTATGATTTATCCTAGTCTTGATTATACTATATCATTTCCATCTATTACTTCAAATGGAAAAGGGTATCTTTTAGAATCAGGTAAAATACAATGGTATTTTAATAACTATTTTAAAAGTGGCGAAGATCGAAAATTAGCTTCACCTATTTTTAATGAAGTAAGTGAAAATATTCCGAACGCTCTTATTTTTACAGCTGAATATTGTCCTTTAAGAGATGAAGGAATTGAATATGTAAATAAATTAAAAAATGTAAAAGTTAATGTTTTACATTATAATTTAGATAATATGATTCATACATTTATGAATATGGAAGACCTTTGTCCTGAAGAGTGCAATTTTGTATATAATAAAATTAATCAATTTTTAAATTCTAATATTTAA
- a CDS encoding YibE/F family protein — protein sequence MKRVLLAFITILCIFTGYRAIIHSNYSKNEFKGKVLNVNNEQVITAGVSNLGEQKLIVQIKNGPYKNLEIHTDNFLSGALEYDEFYKKGDNILIGVYEKNGELKGKAISLYRIESILVLISILSTSLIIYAGIIGVKSIVSFMASLLVIWKFLIPALKGGNNIFLLTILVLIALSTIIIFLVAGFTKKGWAAFLGTLSGFSIITFLTFLFGDMMNLDGMNQPFAQSILLTTNLNVNLLQIFYITIALGASGAAMDIAMDMAATVEEVYKNANHLSRKELIKSGFNVGQVVIGTMTTTLLLAYSGGYLTLLMIFLQRNVSLSTMLNIKIVSAEIVKILIGSISLVVVAPLTAIISAYIYKKK from the coding sequence ATGAAAAGAGTTTTATTAGCTTTTATAACTATACTATGTATTTTTACTGGTTATAGAGCTATTATTCATAGCAACTACAGTAAAAATGAGTTTAAAGGAAAAGTTTTAAATGTTAATAATGAACAAGTTATAACCGCTGGAGTTTCTAATTTAGGTGAACAAAAACTTATTGTTCAAATTAAAAATGGTCCTTATAAAAATCTAGAGATACATACTGATAATTTTCTAAGCGGTGCCTTAGAATACGATGAGTTTTATAAAAAAGGGGATAATATTTTAATTGGTGTCTATGAAAAAAATGGAGAGTTAAAGGGAAAAGCTATATCTCTTTATAGAATTGAATCTATTTTAGTTTTAATCTCTATATTATCTACTTCATTAATTATATACGCTGGGATAATTGGAGTAAAATCTATAGTTTCTTTCATGGCAAGTTTACTTGTAATTTGGAAATTTTTAATTCCAGCTTTAAAGGGTGGAAATAATATTTTTCTATTAACAATACTTGTCCTTATAGCTTTATCTACAATAATTATATTCTTAGTTGCTGGTTTTACTAAAAAGGGATGGGCTGCATTTTTAGGAACTTTAAGTGGTTTTTCAATAATAACTTTCTTAACTTTCCTATTTGGAGATATGATGAATCTTGATGGAATGAATCAACCTTTTGCTCAAAGTATCCTATTAACTACTAACTTAAATGTAAACTTACTTCAAATTTTTTACATTACAATAGCTTTAGGAGCGAGTGGCGCAGCTATGGACATTGCTATGGATATGGCTGCAACAGTGGAGGAGGTATATAAGAATGCTAACCATCTTTCAAGAAAAGAGCTAATAAAATCTGGTTTTAATGTTGGACAAGTGGTTATTGGAACAATGACAACTACACTACTTTTAGCTTATTCTGGAGGATATTTAACGCTCTTAATGATTTTTCTTCAAAGAAATGTTTCTCTTAGCACTATGCTAAATATAAAAATAGTTTCTGCAGAGATTGTAAAAATTTTAATTGGAAGTATTAGCTTAGTTGTTGTTGCACCTTTAACAGCTATAATTTCAGCTTATATATACAAGAAAAAGTAG
- a CDS encoding alkaline phosphatase translates to MKRISKFGFMFLITGVTAFSQVKNIIYFIGDGLGPSQRQITEYYKKEVLGKDGKLAMNNMPSLGITTTHSADTLITDSAAAGTALATGVKTNNGAISVTTTGEKLKSLTHVAKEKNMKVGVITSTRLTHATPAVFVTSNESRANENEMAADFPKAGIDFYAGGGYRHFAPKSGDLKSSRKDDINVIEELGDNGYKTFIGENSSKEFLEYSSKNGEKVFAALTSSHLPYEVDRLNDPSTPSLAQITKKGIETLSKDNKNGFFLMVEGGRIDHASHAQDVVGTIMDTLAFDDAINVALDFYNKNPQDTLIVVAADHETGGMGLGFGNNYALNLEALKNVKLSIEDKLQKAYKGNKDEYYLYLNKELGLNDLTPEEKKNIEIAMEIEDQKNSSQIKSVYGGYAPTSIAVAHILSQRAGLQWTSFAHTATQVPLSAKGVTSENFTGFKDNTDVAKEIAKSMGGKL, encoded by the coding sequence ATGAAGAGGATTAGTAAATTTGGTTTTATGTTTTTAATTACGGGGGTAACAGCTTTTTCACAAGTAAAAAATATAATATATTTTATTGGAGATGGTTTAGGACCTTCTCAAAGGCAAATAACAGAATATTATAAAAAAGAAGTTTTAGGGAAAGATGGAAAGCTAGCAATGAATAATATGCCATCTCTAGGAATTACTACAACTCATTCAGCAGATACACTTATCACAGACTCTGCTGCAGCTGGTACAGCGTTAGCAACAGGAGTAAAAACAAATAATGGAGCCATCTCAGTAACTACAACTGGAGAAAAATTAAAATCTTTAACACATGTTGCTAAAGAAAAAAATATGAAAGTTGGAGTTATAACATCTACTAGATTAACTCATGCTACTCCAGCGGTTTTTGTAACGAGTAACGAAAGTAGAGCCAATGAAAATGAAATGGCTGCAGATTTTCCTAAAGCAGGAATCGATTTTTATGCAGGTGGAGGGTATAGACATTTTGCTCCTAAATCTGGAGATTTAAAAAGCTCAAGAAAAGATGATATTAATGTTATTGAAGAGTTAGGTGATAATGGATATAAAACTTTCATAGGTGAAAATAGTTCAAAGGAGTTTTTAGAGTATTCATCTAAAAATGGAGAAAAAGTTTTTGCTGCATTAACAAGCTCACATCTTCCATATGAAGTAGATAGATTAAATGACCCATCAACTCCTAGTTTAGCCCAAATAACAAAAAAGGGAATTGAAACACTTTCAAAAGATAATAAAAATGGGTTCTTTTTAATGGTTGAAGGTGGAAGAATAGATCATGCTTCTCATGCTCAAGATGTAGTTGGAACAATAATGGATACATTAGCTTTTGATGATGCAATAAATGTAGCTTTAGATTTTTACAATAAAAATCCACAAGATACTTTAATAGTTGTAGCTGCAGATCATGAAACTGGTGGAATGGGATTAGGTTTTGGTAATAACTATGCTTTAAATTTAGAAGCTCTTAAAAATGTTAAACTATCTATTGAAGATAAATTACAAAAAGCTTATAAAGGTAACAAAGATGAATATTACTTATACCTAAATAAAGAGCTTGGATTAAATGATTTAACTCCTGAAGAGAAAAAAAATATTGAAATAGCTATGGAGATTGAAGATCAAAAAAATAGCTCTCAAATTAAAAGTGTATATGGTGGATATGCTCCTACTTCTATAGCTGTTGCTCATATTTTATCTCAAAGAGCTGGATTACAATGGACATCATTTGCGCATACAGCTACACAAGTTCCTCTTTCAGCAAAAGGAGTTACTTCTGAAAACTTCACAGGATTTAAAGATAATACTGATGTAGCTAAAGAGATTGCAAAATCAATGGGAGGAAAACTTTAA
- a CDS encoding Na+/H+ antiporter NhaC family protein codes for MNKEKLSFKALFPMLLFIIIYLGSGILTGSLKNMPVEVAFLISSFVALFLNKKIKFSEKVEIFCKGGGNSNIILMCIIFILAGAFSQISKDMGAVSSVVNFGLSLFPSKVLVPALFIISCFLSLSIGTSIGTIVALTPIAIGLSDKSGNPLGLCCAAVLGGAMFGDNLSIISDTTIVATKTQGCEMRDKFKANFKLVLGPALMSVFLFYFSSNSNLQINSLITYEYNILKMLPYLFVLVTALCGIDVFIVLLFGIFSSGVIGLLLKSFTIQELINSSSKGIQGTGKIIIVVILVGGIIELVKMNGGIEYIIYHIKNKVKTKRDAELWIGILVSIIDICIGNNTIAVVSAGPIAKEISDEYELEPKIVASILDTFSAGVQGVLPYSNPMLAVVGLATTISAFDIIKYNYYNILMIVVTFIAIFIRSLKMDKNSKIDIVKIKE; via the coding sequence ATGAATAAAGAAAAATTAAGCTTTAAAGCCTTGTTTCCTATGCTTTTGTTTATTATTATTTACTTGGGGAGCGGTATTTTAACAGGTAGTTTAAAAAATATGCCTGTGGAAGTAGCCTTTTTAATTAGCTCATTTGTTGCATTATTTTTAAATAAAAAAATAAAATTTTCTGAAAAGGTAGAAATTTTTTGCAAAGGTGGAGGAAATTCAAATATAATTTTAATGTGTATTATTTTTATTTTAGCTGGTGCATTTTCTCAAATATCAAAGGATATGGGTGCAGTATCTTCTGTTGTTAATTTTGGACTTTCCTTATTTCCTAGTAAAGTACTCGTTCCAGCTTTGTTTATAATATCTTGTTTTTTATCCCTTTCAATAGGAACATCAATAGGAACAATAGTTGCATTAACTCCGATTGCAATAGGCCTTTCAGATAAATCTGGGAATCCTTTAGGATTATGTTGTGCAGCTGTGTTAGGTGGTGCTATGTTTGGTGATAATTTATCTATAATTTCTGATACAACAATAGTAGCAACAAAAACTCAAGGTTGTGAGATGCGTGATAAATTTAAAGCTAACTTTAAATTAGTTTTAGGACCAGCTTTGATGAGTGTATTTTTATTTTACTTTTCTAGTAATTCAAATTTACAAATTAACTCTTTAATAACTTATGAATACAATATATTAAAAATGTTACCTTATCTTTTTGTTTTAGTAACTGCATTGTGTGGAATAGATGTATTTATAGTTTTATTATTTGGAATTTTTTCATCTGGAGTGATAGGATTATTGCTAAAAAGTTTTACAATTCAAGAATTAATAAATTCTTCTTCAAAAGGGATTCAAGGAACAGGAAAAATAATTATTGTAGTAATTTTAGTTGGTGGAATAATTGAACTTGTTAAAATGAACGGAGGAATAGAGTATATAATTTATCATATAAAAAATAAAGTAAAAACTAAGAGAGATGCTGAGTTATGGATTGGAATTTTAGTTTCTATAATTGATATTTGTATTGGAAATAATACTATAGCTGTTGTATCAGCAGGACCTATTGCAAAAGAAATATCAGATGAATATGAACTAGAACCTAAAATTGTAGCTAGTATTTTAGATACTTTTTCAGCGGGAGTTCAAGGAGTCTTACCTTATTCAAATCCTATGTTAGCAGTTGTTGGATTAGCAACTACTATCTCAGCATTTGATATTATAAAATATAACTACTATAATATTTTAATGATTGTAGTAACATTTATAGCCATATTTATTCGAAGTTTAAAAATGGATAAAAATTCCAAAATAGATATTGTAAAAATAAAAGAATAA
- a CDS encoding sulfite exporter TauE/SafE family protein, whose translation MIKKTFSSNHYLMILFTLIFTALVLRLIPTGEIDVKDAFLGRNIFFGVGILVANIIQGLTGFAGSLLAMPPSIHLQGLATAKVAVNTYGLISSLIIFSQNYKQIDWKQAKKLLILMGIGLVSGIYLSNVVESRILLKVYAVFIIIIALKEMFYKGDLDFGDIALTCIVLLAGIFQGLFVSGGPLLIIYVAKKLKEKNQIRGTLCFVWIFLNGYMMVNQILTGQFTPHNILVTTIGLPGVFLGVTIGGYLATVLSKEKFLKVVYILLTVSGLSLFL comes from the coding sequence ATGATCAAAAAAACTTTTTCTTCAAATCATTATCTAATGATTTTATTTACATTAATTTTTACAGCATTAGTATTACGTCTAATTCCTACAGGAGAAATAGATGTTAAGGATGCATTTTTAGGTAGAAATATTTTTTTCGGTGTTGGAATTTTAGTTGCTAATATCATTCAAGGATTAACTGGATTTGCAGGATCATTACTTGCTATGCCACCATCTATTCATCTTCAAGGATTAGCTACTGCAAAAGTTGCCGTAAATACCTATGGATTAATTAGTTCACTAATTATTTTTTCTCAAAACTACAAACAAATAGACTGGAAGCAAGCTAAAAAACTTTTGATTCTAATGGGAATTGGATTAGTTTCAGGTATTTATTTATCAAATGTTGTAGAATCTAGAATATTATTAAAAGTTTATGCAGTATTTATAATTATAATTGCTTTAAAAGAGATGTTTTATAAGGGAGATTTAGATTTTGGAGATATTGCACTAACATGCATAGTTTTATTAGCAGGGATTTTTCAAGGTCTTTTTGTTTCAGGAGGACCACTGTTAATTATATATGTTGCAAAAAAATTAAAAGAAAAAAACCAGATTAGAGGAACTCTTTGCTTTGTATGGATTTTTCTAAATGGATATATGATGGTTAATCAGATTTTAACAGGACAGTTTACACCTCATAATATTCTTGTAACAACAATTGGATTGCCTGGTGTTTTCTTAGGAGTTACAATTGGAGGATATTTAGCTACTGTATTATCAAAAGAAAAGTTTTTAAAAGTTGTATATATCTTATTAACAGTTTCAGGATTATCATTATTTTTATAA